Proteins from one Malaya genurostris strain Urasoe2022 chromosome 2, Malgen_1.1, whole genome shotgun sequence genomic window:
- the LOC131427674 gene encoding endocuticle structural glycoprotein SgAbd-8-like: MNNLVTVSCVLFTVAYAAPQGSSSNVTPVPIVSENSNLQPDGSFQYAFEAGNGIKEQAEGSLKTVQVPKADGTGTEQAQVVVQTGSFSYPSPDGTQIDLKYTADETGFHPEGAHLPVAPAVPSS; encoded by the coding sequence ATGAATAATCTGGTCACCGTATCGTGCGTCCTGTTTACTGTAGCTTATGCAGCACCACAAGGATCTTCGTCCAACGTTACACCGGTTCCAATCGTTAGTGAAAACTCTAATCTTCAACCAGACGGAAGTTTTCAGTACGCCTTCGAGGCCGGCAATGGAATTAAAGAGCAAGCTGAGGGTTCGCTGAAAACTGTTCAGGTGCCGAAAGCCGACGGAACTGGAACCGAGCAGGCTCAAGTCGTCGTTCAAACCGGTAGCTTTTCCTACCCGTCCCCCGATGGAACTCAGATCGATCTGAAGTACACTGCCGATGAAACCGGATTCCATCCAGAGGGAGCCCACTTGCCGGTGGCACCTGCCGTTCCGTCTTCTTAA
- the LOC131427676 gene encoding endocuticle structural glycoprotein SgAbd-4-like, protein MKITVGVLAFLLAASVSAAPQGSPTTPIPIVSESASRSPDGSFSYAYETGNGIKVDDQGELKVLQVEKEDGTGTVEGVVSVQRGSYSYTAPDGTPISVQWTADENGFKAQGDHLPVAPSPSS, encoded by the coding sequence atgaaaataactgtCGGAGTTTTAGCATTTCTGCTGGCGGCTAGTGTTTCGGCCGCACCACAAGGATCACCCACTACTCCGATTCCAATAGTGTCCGAATCAGCCAGTCGCTCCCCGGACGGATCGTTTAGTTACGCTTATGAAACCGGTAACGGAATCAAGGTTGATGATCAGGGTGAACTCAAAGTATTACAAGTGGAAAAGGAAGATGGTACGGGAACGGTAGAGGGGGTGGTGTCGGTGCAACGTGGAAGCTACTCATACACCGCTCCCGATGGAACCCCCATCAGTGTCCAGTGGACGGCAGACGAAAATGGTTTCAAAGCCCAAGGAGATCATCTGCCGGTGGCACCCAGTCCTAGTTCCTAA